Within Apostichopus japonicus isolate 1M-3 chromosome 23, ASM3797524v1, whole genome shotgun sequence, the genomic segment TTCACCACTAAGTGTTCATTATATCACATGGCTGGATGGGATAATTCGAGACAGATATTTGGCGGGTACATGATGGTCGCATCTATCGTCGATATGAGGAAAATCCACTGGCAAGTCTTTCTTTGGGAGTTTTCAAGGTTCTACGAGAAAGTGAAAGAAGCAGACGGTAATGCCGGGGAAAGCATACTCGAGAGCATCAAGGAGACGGAAAAACTTCTAAAGGCTACGGGAGCCCTCTTTGAGGAAGCGAAAGAGGTCAAACCCGGAAGTAATTGGCGCTAGCCACCTCAAACATGTTCAGAGAACCCAGTAATAATTAACAGTAATAATTAACAGAACTTGGTTCAGAAGGAATCCATGTACCATAAAGGGTACACAAACCTAACCATCGTCTTTGCTTTAAATGACaaagacaaatttgaaaaataactgCCCCTTTATTAGCTGAGAAAAAATCTTGTTACGTTTGAGAGATATCTTGGCAGTTTCAAAGTTGTGCctgggagctgtcattttgtaaatctgtgacgtcatagtgtCACTAGGATCTGAAACCTAATACCTGAACACTTGTATCTTGTGCACGTCAACGCTAAAGCCGTATAATCGTTCTTTCCGTTCCGTGAAACTTTGACTGGTTTGGTAAAGAACAACTCTGTACATTTCCCAGGAAGCTGCAAACTACCAATCTTTTGAATACATTTCACAACATGTTACGACTGATCATCGAGAGTACCTATAACGTatcttatatttatatatacttttttaaggtaaagtcgcccaggaaagaacctgggcacgaaaaccaaaccaccaaacgactgatccgctctcaaccccagtccccttgcatcgggactgtgactgtgtgatcatcgtcgggtgtgcatcaccattcccctcgaaagggaacagatactacacatgatcttagccaaaaggccgaaaaGCGATTTATATATTGTCATTCAAATTATTTGCCCAAATTTAGGCTTACAACCCGAGAGCATGCATGGAAGCGATAGCTATAGGACTAAATGGATCTTAATATTACGAAATGATTGTGTTGCGTGTAAAATTCTTTCTTGCCACCTGCCCAACGACATATACCCAGCTAGTAAGAGTAAAGAGCTCTTTCTGATCGGATGGTGCAGTTTTGCCATTTTCTTACCAAGAAAGGTATAAATATCTCACAAATGAATTATTTATGAGTGGAAAACGAATTATTCAACAAACCTTTACTGTACGGTTGACTGCAGTTGTAAGCAGACTCATGACTATTCATTGTCAGAAAAAAACGTCATTGAACTTTGTTCGAACCCAGGATCTCTGGAAAGCCTCTCTATACCAAACACATAAAGGAGTTCAAAGAAGTCCCTGAACCTTGTAACCTCACTCAGTCTACTGCAAGGATAGTCCAACCAAAGTTACGACTTGTAGTAAGTTCACTAAATGGTGGAGCTGCCTTTTAGAAGTTGCTATAGGCTGCAAAATAGATAATAACTTCgagaaaaacgaaaaaaaaaacaatcactataaatttaatattgttattgaCGAAGTATATGCCATACGAGTAAGACAAACCTGTGCTCATTTCCACTCATTTGATCCTGTTGCCAGAGCGCACTTACATACGGGCGTTATTTCTTTCTTCGAATGGGGCATACAAGTTTTCAGTGCAGCGCCACAGCATGTGAACTGGCTTTGTGTATGTTGATAACAACGAAGGGatgccaaaggtcatttgagtacagtggcgtaggaaggtacttttgagtgggggggctgaagactgatggccggcctgggggaggggtttaaggggagggggtgtccccctcccctttggaattttttgcatttccaggtggcctcagatgcaatttggtgcaatatagcacacttcaacaccctctccattttgtaaacttaattttgtattttcacctggccttagatgaaatttggtgctccaaatgagatttttttctcatttggaaatgaaaaaggggttttttgacttgcggagcggggggggcggaatgatacttccgcccctccacatttttcactgggggggggctggcgccccccccccccagccccccggttcctacgcccttgtttgaGTATACCGTTACAATTCTATAAAAGCATGCGATATTATGTGCTCTACTCTTAACAGCTTTTGGTATTGTTTTAATGTTCCCtatatatcattatcatcattgcTATTGCCTACTCAGAACAGCGTTTGGTGTTGTTTTAATGTTCCCTATTATCAATCATTGCTATTGCCTACTCAGAACAGCTGTCGGTGTTGCATTAGTGGTCACTGCATCATTATATCATTGCTTGCTAGAGGTTCAAATAACGCTTGGCGTGTATACTGTGTACTGACACACAGACTGATACAGTCTGAACCGCATCCGGTGAAAGCTTCATTTCCACAAAATTGaatgatatttttctttcactgccTTAGACTGAAGGTTATCTTCAAATGTAATGGTGATCtctttatttttatctttttttataacattaataatatattttaatattattaatattttttataacattAATTGGTAATCTTGAAGACATGGAGTCACATTGCAGTTTTTAGATAATGAAACGCCTGGTATTCAACTCCGGGCTGAACCATCTGGTACTCAGTGTATGTTACAGACTGTATATACCAGTGTAGCCTTAAGACGACTACGTTTCAGGCATTGCAAtagaatttgaatttattgttcaTAGTATACCGTGATAATAACATCGTGAAAATGTTGGCAGACTTTTTGGCTCCAACTTGTATTTTGGAACAATGATCAACGGCACAACGGAACAGTTATACAATACCATTTACAACCGTTGCTGATTTTATGACTATTCAATCACTTTTGATGTACTAACCATGCAAGAATGcattttttcaatggttaagtTATTTTCGTTtcgtttagtttagagacccaaggatcaggaagccttacagtagcttattttgtgaccctatccgtgttagatcgtggatgaacacTGGCTTaattcaagccttctcttttcgataagaGTTCAGAGGtaaacgaggcaggggtgtgaattcgcttccattcctgctcccgggaccgccatttaacgtccccatccgacATTCGAGGGTGTATATACCCCAGCATCTGaacactttctcaaatactgaggtaggcatAGGCACCCACCCATTCGACATCACGAATAAAGTTGTTTAGAAACCAAGTGCAGAACAGAAACAaattcacaaaccagaaataccaaatccacggaaGACTCCGCACATCAGCACTGCACTGCACCGATTttttgaataggtcaagagaatctggctcTTGGCGGAATTTTGATCCGGGAACCTAAGGATTGTAAGGCGGACACTCTAACCGCTGAACCACCCCTTTGCCTAATTTACACTGCGTTCAAGCAAGAGTGTACTTTACTTGCCTTTTTCAAGGGTCCAACTCAGGTTCATATTTTGCCAAAGCCCCAAGTTTTCTAGTTTCATTGCCGGTTCTGACTTGTGATTTGATTATGAACGTTTGCACTCAACTAGTGGCGTGTGGTTATTAAAGGGGTTTCGGTGACACCGGGTTCAGGAGAGAAAGAGGCTGGAGTCAATCCAAATTGCACTTGACGCAAAGATTTAACATTAGCTTGactagtattttttttctttacgaGGCTGAAAATAATATTAGATGATCACGTGATGCAATTTTACTCATTTTACTACTTATGCCAACAGACAATACAAATGTCAAATATCAACGGCGAACTATGTTCTACCCTTCTTCGGAACATTTTAAAAGATGGCGCTCTTTATGTTTGCTTCTATCAGGCTTGAAAAGCTATACTTGTTCCGGCTTACGAATGTCACGGTAGGCTAtactgacaacaacaaaaacaagaaaaaagtaGCGATTGACTTACGTATTTTCTGATGGCTTAAGGTGATTGTTTTACAcaattgatgatttttttttttggcatcttGACCCAGCACAATGGCTACATCTTTAGGTCAAAAGCGCATTCTCATAGAATTTAATTGCTTTAAATTTGGCAGTATTTCGTAAATACGGATCTGACAACCAGCAGGGTTAAATATCGTCATCGGAGCATTTGACCTgaaaatttctttgtttcatataATAATCACCAATCAATCAGTTAATATGATCATTTATTCatagaagtaaaaaaatatttctcccccccccccccaaaaaaaaaaaaaatctggcgaCGCAAAGAACATTGACATCAAAGTCAATATTCTAAACGTTTTCAGGTTTGAAGGATAAATTATCTAGAAGATTTTATAGTCTACGTAAATCTTTTGAAGAACAACTTAccagatgacgtcacagaccacctactgtaATATAGCTTCCCTGAGTAAGGGAAGGTTTTATTAGCCCATCAAAAACAGGTTCCAATCTATCAACCCTGACTCGAGTTAAGGACAAAATACTGAGATGCTGTTTTCCAATGACAGTGTGGAATGTTTtacctctctctttctctcttcaatcattttttttttactttcttggCCACCAGATTAtctctttaaagggtgtgaagactcgcgcaaaaagaaacgtctaatgccggtcatttgacctagtttcgaatgaggtgtaacagaagtgtttaacaccaccattgatcccagaaaatacacacacagcttgctaccgtcggtaattagacactagtgtacagtcagtacatacagctgcggtcaatacccacagcacagtatacaaaccatacagcgatggacatctcaggtccagctaaagatagcaaggtatcacgtttcattactgtctgcattttttagcgacacgaacaaaacgtcacttgcaagcaacagaaagttaactttttcagatggccgcacgcggtttgtggcgagtcttcaatgcattgAGCTCTCCTCTGAAATTCTTACGAGTACAAGACTTTATACGAACCGCTCGGCGTCATTTCTTTGCGTTTGTGTCGTCAGAGATTTTTTTAGTTCGGAAACAAGCAGCTGCTTTAGGAAGATTATAAATAGGTAAacttacaaacaaaaaaatccaTATAAATCTTACCTTGAAAAACTAACCTTTTTTCAACTTGAACTTCTTCACTGGACAACCAGCAATgtttaaaactttcaaaaacatttttagCTACTGAGAGGAAATAAATTCTGGAAGTTAAAAGCTAAATACGGCTGGTTGGTATGTCTCCATGTCAGCAAATAGAATAAAGCAAGAATGTCGTTGATAGAATTtgataaaataaacaacaagaacaacacCGACATTAACATAGAAATAAACAGAACATCACTGCTGGTGGCACAGGCAATTTATCGAGGACGTTACGAGacacaaaataaaacacaaaagttATTAGAATACATGTACGGACAAACAAATTGTATATGACTGTAGGCTGTGcgtttgcttttctttattctGACCGAGggcttgaacaaaagaattccaggtcctttgttgtgatttctaaagaatcaccacgtcctcacaagaattctattgttaaggggtattattaaggttagggtactaggatttgaacaatgggaaaaaacaatggggtcctcggtctgaatgtaagaCACagctatgtgtgtgtgtgtgtgtgtgattgaaGTATAATATTCTGGTGGTTGTTGATCTATAAAATGTTATTGAATGtgaattaacttaattaaaatcataataaatgGTTACATTGAATAGCTTTCGTCGTTTTCTGctctttgtttactttcttaATTAGATATTTGCGATCAGGTCTTTATTAGTCCACtaagtatgtatatgtatatatgttgttgttgttacttgTTGTTTATATTAATTGTATTTATTACCGTAGGTAATGATGTGATGCTTTCGTGGGATATAGAATCCTTGTGCcagtatttgtttcattttttcttcttcttatgaATAGTAATATATACCTACGCAAGCTTCCTCCCGGCAGTGGATAACCTCTTGCTTCGTATCGGGAAAGATGACGTCATAGTTTGGCGACGGTAAATCCCCCTTAGACAGCGCCAGGCAAAGATATTTCAAAGGACCGCATCCGAGAGGCTCTGTCCAAAATGGATGACTTTTGACGCCATTGAAAGACAACAGATCACCCCCTTGGTACGGTGTAGACGCTTCTTCGGCAGTCAGAATCTGAGAGATATACGGATGAATATTTCTGATACTGCCGTCCTCGGTTTCACTTGTGAACATAGCCAGTTGCCATAAACCAGCTCCGATGACGTCAGGACTACACGGGTCTATGCTTACTCGTACATCAAACACCACGGTGGCATTATCTCCTGGGTCCACCTCAGTTATATTACGTGACCAACCTAGCTCAAGGATTGCTATGCctttataaatgaatgaaagaaaggGCCAGGTAGAAATAGCATAGAATCAAATTTACGGCGAGAGTTTTGATGGCAATCCTTAGCGAAAATCACACTTCAAAAGTTGTGAACTAAATTGCCCTTTCCAAGTAAAACTTTACCCGTGTAGCTTATGCAAACCATAAACCACCAATGTACAATGCGTATGCGTACAGGGTGGTTATGATTACGCAAGAACTGGCCATATGTCAGATAAATTTGCATGTGCCTCCCTCACTcccgcccaacccccccccccccttctcccgtAAAACATTTCACTGGGATGATTTATTATACGCGACTTTGCGTGTGAAAAACTCGAAGCGCGCTTGATCTGCTTATATTTACTTCTCGAATACGCGTTACTTAACAAACCACAAAACATATAACTTCGGCAACAGCTTTGAGTGAACTCACCTGCATTGCATTCCTGTGGTACACACGATATCAATGAAGTGTCACCCATCTCCGTTATAAACGTGTAGTCCGGAGTTGGACCTTCCGCTTTTGCGAATTCCACGCAAAAGTACGGATACTCCTTAATGCATCCGATAGAACCTAATTCGAAGTCGGTTACTATATCAGAGAAGGATATCGGCCGCGCGTCGGATAAACGCTCTGCACTTTGAAGAGCATTCAGTGATTGTCTGACTTCAGCGTATCGGGTCCCGTTGCCGTCGATACTCGAACTACCGTACAAGCCAACACGCCATAGTCCTTCACCTTTCAAATCTCGAGTATTCTCTGTGAAATTCACCCACAAGTCCAATTCTACTGGTCGTGCACATCCTTTAGCCGGACGTTCAAGGGGTATCATGGACCATTCGAAGTCTATGGCTGAAACACCTATATAAGACGAAAGATAATCTTAACTTGATAAGACGGCTGTGAAAGATGGCTGGGCcatggagggaggggagggaagcgGCGTGTACAGTTACCGGACCGGGATCAATTCTGGACATTTTCCCTCTCaaatattatttaaacatgtcatttttgGTTAACCAATTTTCCCTTTTTCAAGATAATGGCACTTTTGATATATAACAAATGGCATTAACAATTAAGTTACAAAGATAGAAGAAAAATGGCGTTACCATTTTATATTCGAAAAGAGACACTcgtaattttttgaaaattaagGGGCACTTTTGAGGTTTTCCACGAACCTGGTAGGATATGTCAGTCCTGTGCCCCTTACTCCGCCGCCCATGGTGTCACCTAACCAACttgtaacttttctttttttcaagacgTCCACCATTTGAACACGTTTTCTTACATTCCAAGGCTTAATTGAACTTACTTATTATATGTACAATGCCTAACGGAAACCATTCCGTTTGCTAATCCccaaataagaagaagaaaaagattatgggaattttgtttttctttcttaccgTAACATTGGCCAAGTGGAACGCAATCAACCAACGTTACTCCTTCGTCTCCTTCTACGTTCATTGTGTAAGTTAGATTATATCCAGGAATTAAATTATCGGATTGGTCGAATCTTACGCAAAAATACTGAAAGTCTGAACAAACACCCTCTTGAGCGGTTAGCATGTCTATAATATTCAGGAATTCGAGCGTAGCAGAATCTCTTTCTTTTAGAAATCCCTGCGAGCTTAGCTCTGGTATAAGAACGTTCTCCTCGAATGATAATTTTCTTCCCGATCCATCTTCATTTTGACTAATCCACTTGCTGATCTTCCACAAGTCAGATCCTTCGATCTCTGCCGAAGTTCTCGACGGATCGATTGAAACTGCGACATCGTACTGCATTAAATGATTAGCGCCCTCTTTTAATTCAAAGCCAGGCTCCAGACGGTTGTGAACAGATAATACCGTGAACTCTGCGAAGCCAAAAGAAAAAAGTCAGAAGGAATGTAAACATTTATCTTGGGGGCCAAAGTAAAGACATAAAATTAATCAAGTCTACTTctgggggagaggaggggctGTGGGGGAGTGGGGCTGGGGCTGTGGGGGCTGTGGGAGTGGGGCTGTGGGAGTGGGGGAGTGGGGCTGTGGGGGCCTctgggggagaggaggggccATTTATCTTGGGGGCCAAAGTAAAGACATAAAATTAATCAAGTCTACTTctgggggagaggaggggctgtaccccccccccttctcctcaCACATACAAACTGACGGATATCACATAAAATCGTAGAGTATCGGTCATTGCTATACCTACAACATGTTGGCATCATGTATTTGCGATACAAGTTCTTCAACATGTAGCACCGTTTTGAATCAAAGCACCCTCAAGTCTTAAACCTATCTTAAACCTCACCACAGGAGGGCATAGCATCACAGCCTACCCCaacacctacccccccccttcccctcaacatgaaataaatatagtaattcGTTAAATAAAGGATGTTAACTCgttaaaatatgattttcatATTCGTTATCGGCAAACTTCATTTCGTTTGATAAATGCTTAGAACTCGGCATGGCAGATCCAAACACGCAATTAACAGTAAGTAATGCAAGCTTGAGAACTCGAAAAGGTTCCCCTttttgcctcccccccccctcccctgactTGGGAGATAACAGCCTATCCGTcgttaagaaagaaaacaaaacaacaaaaggggaagaggaggggggcgggggtattgttttttaatatttagtaatacaatattaatttattaaattgatattttaattgTGTAGACGACGACTGCGGGTGTTAAAATGGCATATATATTATGCACTATTGAATCAGTTTTATCTATACGTAGACAGTAACCGTTTTAGAGATGATATACCTCAAGGACGTTATCCATTTAGTGAATAAAATGCCGGCATGCACGATTATCAAAGCAAATCCAGGTGGTACTTGGATTTGGTCATTAGATCTGCAAACTGGGAACAGTCAGAAGCAATTCAACGGTGCTGCACTGCCGAATTACCGGCAACCCGTTCATCTTGGGTAGGTCTCTACAAGGTATCGTTAGTTCCTATAGGCGGAACTCACTTATTAATAATGAAGTAATAGCGATTATTATATAGCCATGATCCGTTCGCGTGGCGATTTCCAAATAAGAAAGACCGCGACGGTATGTAGATATGCATAGCAGACGTGTATATTAGTAGTGAGTCCGTGGGAACTCCTACGGTATAGTTTGAAACACATTTAGGGTGCTCGCCCTGATGAATTTGTACTTGTTTTAAAGGTACTCTTTGAATATCGACTGGCAAAAGGGTGTAGCATAATATATGTATAAGCGTTCTGGTAGATTGGCATGTACTTTTGATAACCGAAGTTCTCATATGATAAATTTGTACCGAACGCGAACTTGAGGACAagcaggtgtgacgtcataaatcGATACATGTTTCAATTATTATTTCCTCttatttaatatcattatttaatatttccCACCGATGTTCAGTGAGGTTGGAACCCTATTTAACCAGAGCAACTTAGTACGAACGGCAATACAGAACACAAgaattattatataaaataagaaagaaataaataaattttaaaataaaataaaaaacggAAAAAAGGTCTGCTTAAAAATAGACGGTCGATTTTTCTCTCGTCATAGTCGTAACAGTTCACATTAGGGTATTGAAGTGTACCATTAAGATTTTCGGCATGGGTTTCCAATCATTTCGCAGACAGGAAATCATTTTCACTTGTACAATGCTAATGTATCGTCCCGGTTTGTGCTGAAGGGATGTTTGCAGCCGTTTCACAAGGTTACCAATTTAGTTATATTTTGTCTATATCATTactattaattttttaattatgatattttaTTCAGGAAAACTCGTATACCGTAGATGTTACCGTATCATAACATTATCATATATCGCTCCCTCATCCTGTTTTCGTTTTGCAAGCAAAGGTCATACAACATGACAAGATAATAAGAACATTATATGTAAAGTTAGGTTCAAgctatattttaaatgaaattgtcCATATATACAGCTACCGGTAACTTAACCAGTTTACCGGAGCCGATTTGGTAATCAAAGTATActtaaaggtctacggacacctaATGACAACATTACcataatcactctaataggcatttaaaatcatgaaaatagctgcaactctgATCAAAATCCAtgaaagattgaccattttacaagtctatTCATATTTCTATagtatttatgaataaacatgagctAAATATGCACATTGTagatgtaaagggagtgactgccttgAAATGTATTGAGTGAATTTGGTGAGCTGGGCTATATTCCGTGTGTTGTATGCAGTAGATTCTTCAAGCCTATCTTCAAGGGTTACGAAGTATAAAAATACTAACCAAAATTATATATCTTTTGATTACCTGgcattctttgttgttgttgctaatTCAAAGATCCGATTATAAAATCCAGCAGCACCGTGGATTGATTCCCTAATGAGAAAACTTGGGAAGCGAAGGCAggtgaagggaggggtgggggtgggggcgagTGGAGGAAGGGAAGGGTTTACATgcccactatatatatatatatatatatatatatatatatatatatatatatatatatatatatatatatatatatatatatatatatatatatgaaattcgTCCGGTAACGAACTTAAAGACAACTTACAGGCATTCAGTATGAAAAATTTGACTTGATATCCAGCCTCTATACTTTCCTTGAGTTCATACCGTACCAATCCAAATAAAGCTGTCATTTACTGCAGATTTAGGATCAAATTAGACAATTCGGTTTTAGAGTGGGGAAAAATGGaattcttttatttattattttgacaataaattCCATTTCTGCTTTTGCTTATGTCCAAAGTACATAGGGTAGAGTTCCTTGTTAACGCCAGTATACCGCACCAGAATATGCTAAAATT encodes:
- the LOC139964807 gene encoding uncharacterized protein isoform X6; translation: MYFCGWTITLYTELLKNNELRVAEDPPGQGDVSETPVTVCLYYSTMATVGSLSDLLSASLFLCTLLGSQRNSCAQEDPPPLPEFTVLSVHNRLEPGFELKEGANHLMQYDVAVSIDPSRTSAEIEGSDLWKISKWISQNEDGSGRKLSFEENVLIPELSSQGFLKERDSATLEFLNIIDMLTAQEGVCSDFQYFCVRFDQSDNLIPGYNLTYTMNVEGDEGVTLVDCVPLGQCYGVSAIDFEWSMIPLERPAKGCARPVELDLWVNFTENTRDLKGEGLWRVGLYGSSSIDGNGTRYAEVRQSLNALQSAERLSDARPISFSDIVTDFELGSIGCIKEYPYFCVEFAKAEGPTPDYTFITEMGDTSLISCVPQECNAGIAILELGWSRNITEVDPGDNATVVFDVRVSIDPCSPDVIGAGLWQLAMFTSETEDGSIRNIHPYISQILTAEEASTPYQGGDLLSFNGVKSHPFWTEPLGCGPLKYLCLALSKGDLPSPNYDVIFPDTKQEVIHCREEACIY